A DNA window from Streptococcus mutans contains the following coding sequences:
- the mubJ gene encoding mutanobactin A biosynthesis reductase MubJ — MKNKQTLESILRINYPILQGAMANISDSSLVSAVSEAGGLGILASGNMEPEEVREEIRKTKSKTSYPFGVNIIISSKFCDQIIDVLHEEKVDIVITGNGDPGKFFPKFNAWNMKVIPVVSSYMMAKRMEKLGAIAVIAEGMEAGGHIGSITTMCLLPNITKDISIPVIAAGGIASGYSMMAAFNLGAQGVQIGTRFLLAKECNIHTNYKKRVIDSNDFDSVVIKNMINKPIRSLRNKLTNLIGRLELEYLKNRSTSIEDIDLKTINALSNAVKNGDVQNGLVMAGQISAVLTKEETCKEIMCSILNEWNSCTEKTYSKYDLPQVSNT; from the coding sequence ATGAAAAATAAACAAACTTTGGAAAGTATTTTAAGGATAAATTATCCAATTTTACAAGGAGCAATGGCTAATATTTCAGATTCTTCATTAGTTTCAGCTGTTAGTGAAGCTGGAGGGTTGGGAATTCTTGCCTCCGGTAATATGGAACCTGAGGAAGTTAGAGAAGAAATTCGTAAAACAAAATCAAAGACTAGTTATCCATTTGGAGTTAACATTATTATTTCTAGTAAATTTTGTGATCAGATCATTGATGTTCTTCATGAAGAGAAGGTTGATATTGTTATTACAGGAAATGGGGATCCGGGTAAGTTTTTTCCAAAATTCAATGCATGGAATATGAAAGTTATTCCTGTAGTTTCTTCATATATGATGGCAAAACGTATGGAAAAGTTAGGAGCAATAGCCGTTATTGCTGAGGGAATGGAAGCGGGTGGACATATTGGTTCTATCACAACAATGTGTTTATTACCTAACATCACTAAAGATATTTCTATACCTGTAATAGCAGCAGGTGGAATTGCTAGTGGATATAGTATGATGGCTGCTTTTAACCTAGGTGCACAGGGAGTACAAATAGGAACACGTTTTTTATTAGCAAAAGAATGTAACATCCATACTAATTATAAAAAAAGAGTGATTGATTCTAATGACTTTGATTCTGTTGTTATAAAAAATATGATAAATAAACCTATTCGAAGTCTTCGAAACAAATTAACTAATTTAATTGGAAGGTTGGAATTAGAATATTTAAAAAATAGAAGTACATCTATTGAAGACATTGATTTAAAAACTATAAATGCGCTTTCAAATGCCGTTAAAAATGGAGATGTTCAAAATGGTTTAGTTATGGCAGGTCAGATATCAGCAGTGTTAACTAAAGAGGAGACTTGCAAAGAAATCATGTGCTCTATACTAAATGAATGGAATAGCTGTACAGAAAAGACCTACAGTAAATATGATTTACCACAGGTTAGCAATACTTAA
- the mubP gene encoding mutanobactin A biosynthesis phosphopantetheinyl transferase MubP, whose amino-acid sequence MNILMINSKRLMKYDLFSRLLTLIEERYQKKILRYHFWEDRQRSLLGHLLSRYAIMQQFHLNNDKIKLVENPYGKPHIKGYRAIHYNISHSGDWVVCAISQSVIGIDIQKFEGMKFGIVEHCFSKDERKYLFSLGKAQQLISFYDMWTLKEAYIKAIGKGLFQQLSEFSVLKDGKDFRLFTKEPLNKKFFFKKYSIEKGYSLSVCSQENNFCAKLEELFIDDLIKRFNLY is encoded by the coding sequence ATGAATATTTTAATGATTAATAGTAAAAGGTTGATGAAATATGATCTGTTTTCGAGATTATTAACTTTAATTGAGGAAAGATATCAAAAAAAAATTTTACGCTATCATTTTTGGGAAGATAGGCAACGTTCTCTTTTAGGGCACCTTTTATCACGATATGCAATTATGCAACAATTTCATTTAAATAATGATAAGATTAAACTTGTCGAAAATCCTTATGGAAAACCTCATATAAAAGGATATAGGGCAATTCATTATAATATTTCTCACTCAGGTGATTGGGTTGTATGTGCCATTAGCCAATCAGTTATTGGAATAGATATTCAAAAATTTGAAGGTATGAAATTTGGAATTGTTGAACATTGTTTTTCAAAGGATGAGAGGAAGTATTTATTTTCTTTAGGAAAAGCACAACAATTAATATCTTTTTATGATATGTGGACTTTAAAAGAAGCTTATATCAAAGCTATAGGTAAGGGATTATTTCAGCAATTAAGTGAATTTTCTGTTCTTAAAGATGGAAAGGATTTTAGATTATTTACAAAAGAACCTTTGAATAAAAAATTCTTTTTCAAAAAGTATAGTATAGAGAAAGGATACAGCCTTTCTGTTTGTTCACAAGAAAATAATTTTTGTGCTAAATTAGAAGAATTATTTATTGATGATTTAATAAAAAGATTCAATTTATACTGA